The Deltaproteobacteria bacterium DNA window GGCGAAAAGGGCGTCTTCGTGACGGCCGGCGAGTCCACGCGCCTTGCGACGGCGCTCTTTTCCCGCCATGCCGCCCGCAGGGTCGTCTACCCCTCTCCGTCTGCAAGACCCGGCGGGTTCATGGAGTGGCTCTCCGGCGAGCTCGCCCGCGGCGGCCACGACGCCGTCATAGCGACCGAGTACGAGACCCAGCTCCTTCTCGTCCGAAACCGCGGCGTGCTGGAGCGGTGCGTGCGCCTCCCCTTTCCCGGCGCGGCCCTCATGGAGCGTGTCCACGACAAGGCGGCCCTCATGGAGTACGCCGCCTCCGCGGGGGTGGACGTTCCCCTCACCTTCCTGCCCGAAGGCCCCGGCCACGTCGACGAGCTCGCCGGGAGGCTCGACTACCCGGTGGTGGTCAAGCCCCGGCGCTCGTCGGGCTCGCGGGGGATCGTCTACGCCCGCAACGCCGACGAGCTGCGCCGGGCCTGGCGGACCGTCAACTCCCGCCATCCCCTGCCCATGGTCCAGGAGTACGTGCCCACCGTGGCCGGAGGGGCCCGCGGCGTGGGCGTCGTCTACAACTTCGACTCCGAGCCGAGGGCGGCCTTCGCCTACCGCAGGCTGCGCGAGTATCCCGTGAGCGGCGGCCCCAGCACGCTGCGCGAGAGCATAGACGACAGGGGGCTCGTGGAGAGGGCCCTCTTTCTCATGAACCGGCTCGGCTGGGTGGGGCCGGCCATGG harbors:
- a CDS encoding ATP-grasp domain-containing protein encodes the protein GEKGVFVTAGESTRLATALFSRHAARRVVYPSPSARPGGFMEWLSGELARGGHDAVIATEYETQLLLVRNRGVLERCVRLPFPGAALMERVHDKAALMEYAASAGVDVPLTFLPEGPGHVDELAGRLDYPVVVKPRRSSGSRGIVYARNADELRRAWRTVNSRHPLPMVQEYVPTVAGGARGVGVVYNFDSEPRAAFAYRRLREYPVSGGPSTLRESIDDRGLVERALFLMNRLGWVGPAMVEFRMDARDGRPKLLEINPRLWGSLQLAVLSGVDVPWMLARLAVDGDVEPVMDYRAGVRCRWLVPGDLMHLLTNPAWPSVLKDFFRRTDGDDIISASDPWPLLGRACSAVALLYSKELRSVVFR